A window of the Ipomoea triloba cultivar NCNSP0323 chromosome 14, ASM357664v1 genome harbors these coding sequences:
- the LOC116003660 gene encoding protein KTI12 homolog — MALVVICGQPCSGKSTAAACLANALSDTESKPSVRIIDEASFHLSRNQSYADMTAEKNLRGVLRSEVDRSLSKDSIIIVDSLNSIKGYRYELWCLARAAGTRYCVVYCDVEENMCRAWNEERKEKAEPAYDDKIFEDLIRRFERPDSKNRWDSPLFELWPARDAIDKSSQAILDAVSYLTKRVDSKTRDVKILQPTIATQTARTSEANSLYEMDKATQEVINAIVEAQSHALGGPLNGVSLGPELPSIDISRSVGLPELRRLRRTFIKLAGQTSLSGRPPPSDASSAKRMFVDYLNRELGNN, encoded by the coding sequence ATGGCATTAGTTGTTATATGTGGTCAACCGTGCAGTGGGAAATCAACTGCTGCAGCCTGCTTGGCTAACGCTCTTAGTGACACAGAGTCCAAGCCATCAGTCAGAATTATTGATGAAGCCTCCTTTCATCTTAGCCGTAACCAAAGCTATGCTGACATGACTGCAGAAAAGAACCTACGGGGTGTCTTAAGGTCTGAAGTCGATAGATCTTTGTCGAAAGatagtattattattgtggATTCCTTAAATAGCATAAAGGGTTACAGATATGAGTTGTGGTGTTTGGCCCGCGCAGCAGGGACGAGATACTGTGTTGTCTACTGTGATGTAGAAGAGAACATGTGCCGAGCATGGAATGAAGAGCGTAAGGAGAAAGCCGAGCCTGCATATGATGATAAAATTTTCGAAGATTTGATAAGAAGGTTCGAGAGGCCAGATAGCAAAAACAGATGGGATTCTCCGCTGTTTGAATTATGGCCAGCAAGAGATGCGATTGATAAATCATCTCAGGCTATTTTGGATGCTGTTTCATACTTGACCAAAAGAGTCGACTCGAAAACAAGGGATGTTAAAATCTTACAGCCAACAATCGCAACACAAACTGCACGCACTTCAGAGGCTAATTCTCTATATGAGATGGACAAAGCTACTCAAGAAGTAATCAATGCCATCGTTGAAGCACAATCTCATGCGCTTGGCGGCCCTCTCAACGGTGTATCTCTTGGGCCAGAGTTGCCGAGTATTGATATTTCAAGATCTGTTGGCTTGCCAGAGTTGCGTAGGCTGCGACGAACTTTCATTAAGCTGGCTGGGCAGACTAGCTTGAGTGGAAGACCTCCTCCTTCAGATGCTTCTAGTGCAAAGAGGATGTTTGTTGATTACTTAAACAGAGAACTAGGaaataattga
- the LOC116003681 gene encoding uncharacterized protein LOC116003681: MGQNTGANSKGKKEEVKREQVEEEEEEEEEQEEQDGVSVHSPCKPPSSSLRKEQSQVELELRLLEALEIYPPAKLRGVHRHFVLYGLTEYLRRSFNKHFTADDVLKLLDRFYNLEMLKADDDEGEILNQEEEFSLPQSYFSKEES; encoded by the exons ATGGGCCAGAACACAGGGGCCAACAGTAAAGGTAAGAAGGAAGAGGTGAAAAGGGAGcaggtggaggaggaggaggaggaagaagaagagcagGAAGAACAGGACGGCGTGTCCGTACATTCTCCTTGCAAGCCTCCATCTTCATCTCTCCGCAAG GAGCAATCGCAGGTGGAATTGGAGCTGAGGTTGCTGGAAGCTCTTGAAATCTATCCTCCCGCCAAATTAAGAg GAGTTCATCGTCACTTTGTCCTTTATGGGTTAACAGAATATCTGCGAAGGAG CTTTAATAAGCACTTCACTGCCGATGATGTATTGAAGTTGTTGGATCGCTTCTACAACTTGGAAATGCTG AAAGCAGACGATGATGAGGGAGAAATTCTGAATCAAGAGGAAGAATTTAGCTTGCCTCAAAGCTATTTCTCCAAGGAAGAATCTTAA